GTAGATGAGCTGGCAGTCGTCGACCGCAGAGTTGGACCCCGGTTTCGCGAGGAGAGAGGCCGCAGCAGATCCCTTTGCCACGGCGCCGTAGAACGTCGACGACTTGACGAGGACGTGAATGACGTGGAAGAGATCACACTCCGAATCAGGGGTGTCCGGGTCATCGACGACTGCATCGAGATATGGTTCGATAGGCAGAACCGGCACTTCGTCTGGCCAGCGGGGATCGACGCCCCACAGGAGGCACACTCGGCCGGCGTTACTGCCGTGTCGTCTGGATAGCCTGCGTCGACTGTACCTGTTCGTTGACGTTGGGGTTCCCCGTCGGTACCGCTGGAGAGGGTATTGTCGGGAATCTGCGTCGCTTCGCCGAGCGGCCGGAGCTCTTCGTGATCAGCATCTTGTCTGGACATCTGTGGTCGTGAACTGTGTTGCTCCGGTTTCGCGTTTAAATATTCACTGCACTCCACTGCTCTGGTTGAGTATATAAGCTCGAGAATTACCGGACGTTCCGGCAAGACTAGTATTTATACCCCCTACCGGATTCCGGTTAGATATATAAGTATAGCGAGCTACCTAGGTAGTATGCTCCTTGAGCCGCCCGCGCGTGAACGCGGATTCAAGAAGGAGCGACTGCATCGCGTCCTCTGTACTCACCCCACGGGTGATCTGAGCACGTACGAAGTGGCCAAGCGTGCAGACGTCTCTCAGTCGTGGGGCTACGACTACCTCGGTCAGCTCGAAGCGGCTGGTCTCATCGACAATACGAGGGTAGTCGATCCAACGGCCCTCTACGAGCACTGGCGCAAAACACGGGTCCCGCCAAACGATCTCAGCGTGTCGCTCCAGCAGCCACGCGACCAGCTTCAGGAGACCGGACTCGAGTACGCCCTCACGACGTACGAAGCCGAGAACATCCACCAGGGATTTCTCTTCGTCTCCGAGACGGCCTTATACGTGAAGCCCGACGATATCGAACAGTGGCTTACGTTCATCGAACAGCGAGGATTGATTGGAGGTGGGAACACGGAATTCCGGGTGACCGACGAGTACGTCTTCTACAACACCCAGACGATTGACGGTGTTCGGACGGTATCGATCCCACAAGTGATTGTTGACCTCCTCGACGAGGACGGCCCTGCTGTCGAGGCTGCCCATCGCCTGATCGAGAGGTATCACAATGAGTAGCGGCGACCGAAGCCAGTACGTCGACGCGGTGACCAAGCTATCCGAGCGGGAACTGCAGGATATCGCCGCGCCCGCGAACCCACCAGTGTGTCTGCTTGGCGGGTGGGCCGTCCACCTGCACGTTACAGGAGGATTCCAGGATGTCTATGATCGGCCCTACATCGGGTCGCGCGATATCGACCTCGGCATCCATATCAAGCCGGACTGGACGACCGAGGAGCTACCCATGACGCCGGTCGCAACGACGCTTCAGCAGATCGAAGACGAACTCGGCTATACCCGGGGTCGGTTCGGCTTCTATCAACAGTTTCATCGGGAAACCGGAGAGCGCTTGAGTGACGAGGCAGCGAAAGACCACCCCCCACATAACATCTTTCGCGTCGATATCGACATCATCCCCGACACCACCGCACTGGATGCGTTCCACGATGTCTTTGGCTTCAGGCCGCCCGCAGAACCATTGCTCGAACCCGCATTTACGGCTAGACGGGCGGAGGCACTCAATGACTACGTCTCCTGGGACGCACCTACGGCGGTTCTCATTGCCGCCCCGGAGCTGCTCGCAGCGATGAAAGTCCGTGCTTTTCCCCAGCGGGATAAGAGCCACAAGCGCTTGAAGGACCTCACTGATCTGCACGCGCTCCTCTGGTACGTCACCGAGTACGACGAGATAACGGAGGCCGTCCACACCCATCTGAGCGACGACGATATCACGGCCTTTCGAGACGTGACAACAGATGAGGTATACGACCGCGCAGCGCGGCTCATCGGCGTCGATACATCCCTTCTCAGTCAGTCGATTGAACGCCTCTTTGTGTAGCTAATGGCTGAGTTATCTCACTCGCCGATAGAGTGCTGGTCTGCTCCGTTTGTTCGAGGAGTTCGTCAGGTGTATTTCGGTGGGTTCGCACCGTCACCGGCGACGAGTCCGCGATGTCGGCGATTGTCGACTGGCTGAGTCCCAACCATTTCCCCGGCCGGCTTTATTCATATCTCATGGACACCGTCTCGAGGTTGTGGCTACGTGCGCAGCGAAGCGAGCACGTAGCGGAGGGTGGGGTGGCGGGGCTTGGGCCGGTCCGGCTCATAGCAAAAAAGAAGGCCGCGACGATAGCCTACGCTTCCCACCACCGACCGCGCTCAGGGAAGTACACGGTGCTCCACCCGGTCAGGGCCACGGAGACACGCCCATTGTACCAGTTCTTCGCCGCTCCGTGAATCCGCACGCGCTCGCCCTCTTCGATCCACGGAGCATCCGACGCCTTCCAGCTCGTCAGTTTTGTACGACCGCTCTCGTCCTCGATGAGCCCAACTTGAGCGATGCTCGGACTGGAAGGTTCCCACAGCTGGGTCACAGTCCCTTCGATGCTCACCTCTTTGCGATCGACGTCCTCGAGCGTCCCGATGGGAACCACCTGTCCCGGCGCCGTCTCTAGTTCTTCGAACACCCCGACGACCGCACTCATCAGGTCTTTCCCACCGACGACGGCTTCACCCAGTCGCCGACCAATCGCCGCTCGCGACCAGCCATCCAGCTTCTCGGCCAACCGCATCGATTGCTTGTTCACCGCCGCCAGCTGTTCTTGCGCGAGTTCTGCACGAGGATCGTCTCGCTCTGGGTCCGCCATCGGATTCACGCTTGCCGCCCGCTGCTGGAACTCAGCACGCCGCTCAGCGCTCCGCTTCGCCGCGATATCTCGCGTCCGCCTCTCCCGACCGTCTTGCGCCCCCAGCTCTGCCTGGGCACTGATGCGCTCCAGTTCAGCCTCCCGCGCCCGAATGCGCTCTTCCTGTTCGAGGGTCGCACCGTAGATCCGCTCGTCACTCGTGTCGACCATCCCGTCCGGGTGGTTGGCATCGACCTTCGCCTGCACCTCCATCTGCACCGTCGCCTGAAACTCTGGGGTCTCGTCGACGACCTCGAAGCCGTCTTCGTCGACCGCCGCTTCGTCCGCTGTTTCGAATACCTGTTCATCAACCGAAACCTCATTACTGAAGACGTTCTTACTCGACATTGGTACTCACTTGATCCTGGGTACCGCGAAGGCGCTCACTCGGCGTCTTCTTCCGACACCACGACTCTCCAGCCGTGGCTGTCCACAACGACCAACTCAACCATCTGCGCGCTCTCGCTCGCGCCTTCGCGAGCGCCCCTGGGGCGCGAGCGAGAGCGCGCCATAGGGAGGCCACCCAACCAGCACCGCGCGCCGACCCGCCCGGAGCGAGCGGCCAGCGGGATATGCCCGCTCGTGTCCGGCCCGATGCGCGGGTCCGTGTCCAGGGCGACAGTCGCCCTGGAACGCGAAAGCCCGCAAGGGGCGCAACCGACGGGGATACCCGCTGGCGTCGAGGGCACATTCATTTTAGCCCGGAACGGGCGCGGGCGGTGCGGAGAGCGCCCGCAGGCCCGGAATGGTCGGTCGCGAGCGAAGCGAGGCGCTCGCGCCTCGAAAGCGAACGGCGACTGGAAGGAGCCGTGAGCAAGCGGAGGGCGGAAGCGGCGAGCGGGGCGGGCCGTAGAGAAACACCGTTCAACCACTCTCGACGCTCAGTAACACAGTCGATATCCTGG
The Halomarina pelagica DNA segment above includes these coding regions:
- a CDS encoding nucleotidyl transferase AbiEii/AbiGii toxin family protein, which translates into the protein MSSGDRSQYVDAVTKLSERELQDIAAPANPPVCLLGGWAVHLHVTGGFQDVYDRPYIGSRDIDLGIHIKPDWTTEELPMTPVATTLQQIEDELGYTRGRFGFYQQFHRETGERLSDEAAKDHPPHNIFRVDIDIIPDTTALDAFHDVFGFRPPAEPLLEPAFTARRAEALNDYVSWDAPTAVLIAAPELLAAMKVRAFPQRDKSHKRLKDLTDLHALLWYVTEYDEITEAVHTHLSDDDITAFRDVTTDEVYDRAARLIGVDTSLLSQSIERLFV
- a CDS encoding DNA-binding protein yields the protein MSSKNVFSNEVSVDEQVFETADEAAVDEDGFEVVDETPEFQATVQMEVQAKVDANHPDGMVDTSDERIYGATLEQEERIRAREAELERISAQAELGAQDGRERRTRDIAAKRSAERRAEFQQRAASVNPMADPERDDPRAELAQEQLAAVNKQSMRLAEKLDGWSRAAIGRRLGEAVVGGKDLMSAVVGVFEELETAPGQVVPIGTLEDVDRKEVSIEGTVTQLWEPSSPSIAQVGLIEDESGRTKLTSWKASDAPWIEEGERVRIHGAAKNWYNGRVSVALTGWSTVYFPERGRWWEA